A section of the Rhodobacter sp. genome encodes:
- a CDS encoding acetyl-CoA C-acetyltransferase has protein sequence MTEAYIYDAARTVRGKGRKDGSLHEVTAARLSAIALNAIKERNDLDTRAIEDVIWGNVTQVGEQGACLARTAVLASDFDECVPGVSVNRFCASGLEAVNMAANQVRGGAGMAYVAGGVECMSRVPMGSDGGAIAVDPQIAIDNYFVPQGISADIIATKYGFTRDMADAMAVESQKRAAAAWADGRFSRSIVAVRDINGLMILDRDEFMRPETDMQSLGALKPSFKDMGEVMPGFDKIALMKYPELERIEHIHHAGNSSGIVDGAAAILIGNKEFGEKFGLKPRARIRATAKIGTDPTIMLTGPVPVTEKILRESGMGIGDIDLFEVNEAFAAVVLRFEQAFGVDHAKVNVNGGAIAMGHPLGATGAIIIGTLLDELERTGKGTGLATLCIGSGMGAATIIERV, from the coding sequence ATGACTGAAGCCTATATCTATGACGCCGCCCGCACCGTGCGCGGCAAGGGCCGCAAGGACGGCAGCCTGCACGAGGTCACCGCGGCCCGACTCAGCGCCATCGCGCTGAACGCGATCAAGGAGCGCAACGACCTCGACACCCGCGCCATCGAGGACGTGATCTGGGGCAACGTCACCCAGGTCGGCGAGCAGGGCGCCTGTCTGGCCCGCACCGCGGTGCTGGCGTCGGATTTCGACGAATGCGTGCCGGGCGTCAGCGTGAACCGCTTCTGCGCCTCGGGGCTGGAGGCCGTGAACATGGCCGCCAACCAGGTGCGGGGCGGGGCCGGCATGGCCTATGTCGCCGGGGGCGTCGAGTGCATGAGCCGGGTGCCGATGGGTTCGGACGGCGGCGCGATCGCGGTCGATCCGCAGATCGCCATCGACAACTATTTCGTGCCGCAGGGCATCAGCGCCGACATTATCGCCACGAAATACGGCTTTACCCGTGACATGGCGGACGCGATGGCGGTGGAAAGCCAGAAGCGCGCCGCCGCCGCCTGGGCGGACGGCCGCTTTTCGCGGTCCATCGTTGCGGTTCGCGACATCAACGGGCTGATGATCCTGGACCGCGACGAGTTCATGCGCCCCGAGACCGACATGCAGAGCCTTGGCGCCTTGAAGCCCAGCTTCAAGGACATGGGCGAGGTGATGCCCGGTTTCGACAAGATCGCGCTGATGAAATACCCCGAACTCGAACGGATCGAGCATATCCACCACGCCGGCAATTCGTCGGGGATCGTGGATGGGGCGGCGGCGATTCTGATCGGCAACAAGGAATTCGGCGAGAAATTCGGCCTGAAACCGCGCGCCCGCATTCGCGCCACCGCCAAGATCGGCACCGATCCGACGATCATGTTGACCGGGCCGGTGCCGGTCACCGAAAAGATCCTGCGCGAAAGCGGCATGGGGATCGGCGACATCGACCTGTTCGAAGTGAACGAGGCCTTTGCCGCGGTCGTCTTGCGCTTTGAACAGGCGTTCGGCGTCGATCATGCGAAGGTCAACGTCAACGGCGGCGCGATCGCCATGGGCCACCCGCTGGGTGCGACCGGCGCGATCATCATCGGCACGCTGCTGGACGAGCTGGAGCGCACTGGCAAGGGCACGGGCCTGGCGACGCTGTGCATCGGCTCGGGCATGGGTGCCGCGACGATCATCGAACGGGTCTGA
- a CDS encoding enoyl-CoA hydratase/isomerase family protein, whose amino-acid sequence MTEFHYALDADGVATITWDVPGKSMNVMSFEGLRELEACVDRALADAAVKGVVITSGKADFAGGMDLNVLADMRDNAGDNPAQGLFDGIMAMHALLRKIELAGMDRKTQKGGKPIAAALPGTAMGIGLELPLSCHRIFAADNPRAQIGLPEIKVGIFPGAGGTTRLSWKLGAMAAAPLLLEGKSNNPAKAKAAGVIDEVVPADQLMAAAKAWVLGAKDADLVKPWDTKGYKVPGGAPYSAPGFPTFVGASVMVHANTWGVYPAAKALLSAVYEGLQVPFDTALRIEARHFVSVLMNPSSSAMIRSLFLNKGALEKGANRPDVPDEKVSKVGVLGAGMMGAGIAYVSAAAGIEVVLLDSTIEAAERGKAYSTGILDKAIKRGRSTEEKKARLLGQITTTTDYADLQGCDLIVEAVFEDPKVKAEVTAKAEAVIPETAIYASNTSTLPITSLAQASKRPEQFIGIHFFSPVDKMLLVEIIKGAQTGPRAVAKALDYVRQIRKTPIVVNDARFFYANRCIIPYINEGMRLAAEGTPMPMVDHAAQLLGFPVGPLQLVDETSLDLGAKIAKATKAAMGNDYPDDAVDEVVFWMVDEGRLGRKTKAGFFDYDAAGKRLGYWKGFGQKYPAQDGADLTDVQNRLMMAQVLEAVRALEEGVLEDIREGDVGAILGWGFAPWSGGPFGWLDIIGAAKAVAICDDLSARYGKRFACPQMLRDMAAKGQTFYGANAVQTAA is encoded by the coding sequence ATGACTGAATTCCATTATGCCCTGGACGCCGACGGCGTCGCCACCATCACCTGGGACGTGCCCGGGAAATCCATGAACGTCATGTCCTTTGAGGGCCTGCGCGAGTTGGAGGCCTGCGTTGACAGGGCGCTGGCCGACGCGGCCGTCAAGGGCGTCGTCATCACCTCGGGCAAGGCCGACTTTGCCGGCGGCATGGACCTGAACGTGCTGGCCGACATGCGCGACAACGCCGGCGACAATCCGGCGCAGGGCCTGTTCGACGGCATCATGGCGATGCACGCGCTGCTCAGGAAGATCGAGCTGGCCGGCATGGACCGCAAGACGCAAAAGGGCGGCAAGCCGATCGCCGCCGCCCTGCCCGGCACCGCAATGGGCATCGGTCTGGAACTGCCGTTGTCGTGCCACCGCATCTTTGCCGCCGACAACCCCCGCGCGCAGATCGGCCTGCCGGAAATCAAGGTCGGCATCTTCCCCGGCGCCGGCGGCACCACGCGCCTGTCGTGGAAACTGGGCGCCATGGCCGCCGCGCCGCTGCTGCTGGAAGGCAAGTCGAACAACCCGGCCAAGGCCAAGGCCGCCGGCGTCATCGACGAGGTCGTTCCCGCCGATCAGCTGATGGCCGCCGCCAAGGCCTGGGTGCTGGGCGCCAAGGACGCCGACCTGGTCAAGCCCTGGGATACCAAGGGATACAAGGTGCCTGGCGGCGCCCCCTATTCGGCCCCCGGCTTCCCGACCTTCGTCGGGGCCTCGGTCATGGTGCACGCCAACACCTGGGGCGTCTATCCCGCCGCCAAGGCGCTGCTGTCGGCCGTCTACGAGGGGTTGCAGGTGCCCTTCGACACCGCGCTCAGGATCGAGGCCCGGCATTTCGTCAGCGTGCTGATGAACCCGTCGTCCAGCGCGATGATCCGCAGCCTGTTCCTGAACAAGGGCGCGCTCGAGAAGGGCGCGAACCGCCCCGACGTGCCCGACGAAAAGGTGTCCAAGGTGGGCGTTCTGGGCGCCGGCATGATGGGCGCGGGTATTGCCTATGTCAGTGCGGCGGCCGGCATCGAGGTCGTGCTGCTCGATTCCACCATCGAGGCGGCGGAACGCGGCAAGGCCTATTCCACCGGCATCCTGGACAAGGCGATCAAGCGCGGCCGCAGCACCGAGGAAAAGAAAGCCAGGCTGCTGGGCCAGATCACCACGACGACCGATTACGCCGATCTTCAGGGCTGCGACCTGATCGTCGAGGCGGTGTTCGAGGACCCCAAGGTCAAGGCCGAAGTCACCGCCAAGGCCGAGGCCGTGATCCCGGAAACGGCGATCTATGCCTCGAACACCTCGACCCTGCCGATCACCTCGCTGGCGCAGGCCTCGAAGCGGCCGGAACAGTTCATCGGCATCCACTTCTTCAGCCCGGTGGACAAGATGCTGCTGGTCGAGATCATCAAGGGCGCCCAGACCGGCCCGCGCGCGGTGGCCAAGGCGCTGGACTATGTGCGCCAGATCCGCAAGACGCCGATCGTGGTGAACGATGCGCGGTTCTTCTATGCCAACCGCTGCATCATTCCCTATATCAACGAGGGGATGCGCCTGGCCGCCGAAGGCACGCCGATGCCGATGGTCGATCACGCCGCGCAGTTGCTGGGCTTCCCGGTGGGGCCGCTGCAACTGGTCGATGAGACCTCGCTCGATCTGGGGGCCAAGATCGCCAAGGCGACCAAGGCGGCGATGGGCAACGACTATCCCGACGACGCCGTGGACGAGGTGGTGTTCTGGATGGTGGACGAGGGCCGCCTGGGCCGCAAGACCAAGGCCGGGTTCTTTGACTATGACGCGGCCGGCAAGCGCCTGGGTTACTGGAAGGGCTTTGGCCAGAAGTATCCCGCGCAGGACGGCGCCGACCTGACCGACGTTCAGAACCGCCTGATGATGGCGCAGGTGCTGGAGGCCGTGCGCGCGCTGGAAGAAGGCGTTCTCGAGGACATCCGCGAGGGCGACGTGGGCGCGATCCTGGGCTGGGGCTTTGCTCCCTGGTCGGGCGGTCCCTTTGGTTGGCTGGACATCATCGGCGCGGCCAAGGCCGTGGCGATCTGTGACGACCTCTCGGCGCGCTACGGCAAGCGGTTCGCCTGCCCGCAGATGCTGCGCGACATGGCAGCCAAGGGGCAGACCTTCTACGGTGCGAACGCGGTGCAGACCGCGGCCTGA
- a CDS encoding Hint domain-containing protein produces MLQSWMGGLSDFRATIPFAFADRGNAWDGTFDAASDAGMGRNDSGSVAEGLIAGSLVATDLGWLPVEDLRPGDRVVTFDHGMQLLKSVSVSTLWTAAHDAPRAAWPLQIPARALGNRTEMRVLPEQALLIESDEAEALYGDAFTVVSAGALDGFRGISRVPPAREITTVTLEFDGDEVVYVNGTLLAHCPARHTETVRTAEELMAWGSHGTYQRLTEAQSRRLVAAMHAAH; encoded by the coding sequence ATGTTGCAGAGTTGGATGGGTGGTTTGAGTGATTTCCGGGCGACAATTCCCTTTGCGTTTGCCGATCGCGGCAATGCCTGGGACGGGACCTTTGACGCCGCCAGTGACGCAGGCATGGGCCGGAACGATTCCGGTTCGGTCGCCGAGGGCCTGATCGCCGGCTCGCTGGTCGCGACCGATCTGGGTTGGCTGCCGGTCGAGGATCTGCGCCCCGGGGATCGGGTGGTGACCTTCGATCACGGGATGCAGCTGCTGAAATCGGTTTCGGTCTCGACCTTGTGGACCGCCGCGCATGATGCCCCCCGGGCGGCCTGGCCGTTGCAGATCCCGGCTCGGGCTTTGGGCAACCGAACCGAAATGCGGGTGTTGCCCGAACAGGCGCTGCTGATCGAATCCGACGAGGCCGAGGCCCTGTATGGCGACGCTTTCACGGTGGTGTCCGCCGGAGCTCTGGACGGTTTCCGCGGGATTTCCCGGGTTCCCCCGGCGCGCGAAATCACGACGGTGACGCTGGAATTCGACGGCGACGAAGTGGTCTATGTGAACGGCACGCTGCTGGCCCATTGCCCCGCGCGCCACACCGAGACCGTGCGCACCGCCGAGGAACTGATGGCCTGGGGATCGCACGGCACGTATCAGCGCCTGACCGAGGCGCAAAGCCGCCGCCTGGTCGCCGCGATGCACGCCGCGCACTGA